From a single Pseudomonas sp. A34-9 genomic region:
- the estP gene encoding esterase EstP, giving the protein MIKQTLFVPLAGCLLALACAQANAAPNPYSSFIVFGDSLNDAGTFTDTGGPAGATQRYTNRTGPVYLDGSGELRSLNSTQLLGGRLGFTADQTASSSSAVRANEGLPDGNNWAVGGYRTDQILDSITTQSATGERTRAGYLPSNGLRADPNALYYISGGGNDFLQGRILSLPQANAAADRLADSVQTLQTAGAKYVMVWLLPDVGLTPAINGTPLQAFSSQLATQFNSQLVTRLQGINAEIIPLNIPVLLSEVFADPGRFGLATDQNLTATCFSGSGCTENTRYGINSATPDPTKLIYNDGVHPTEAGQKLISDYAYSLLAAPWELTLLPEMAHATLRAHQDELRNQWQADWENWQAVGQWRAIVSAGGQHLDVDSQSSGVSADGSGYNLNVGGSYRLNDAWRVGVAGGFYRQNLEAGHNDSDYKLNSYMATAFAQFQQNRWWADAALTGGKLDYDNLKRKFDLGVSEGAEKGDTDGSLWAFSTRVGYDIAQPGSEWHLSPFVSADYASVDVDGYSEKSNRATALTFDDQTRDSKRLGLGLQGKYNITAQTQVFGEYAHEREYEDDVQKVRIALNTLPANDFKLEGYTPQSHLNRLSLGVSHKLTADLALRGGYSLRKDDDFTQQGVNVGVVLDF; this is encoded by the coding sequence ATGATCAAACAGACGTTGTTTGTACCGCTGGCTGGCTGTCTGCTCGCACTGGCGTGTGCTCAGGCCAATGCCGCACCCAATCCCTATTCGAGTTTCATTGTTTTCGGCGACAGCCTGAACGATGCCGGGACCTTTACCGATACCGGCGGCCCGGCCGGCGCCACCCAGCGCTACACCAACCGGACGGGGCCGGTGTATCTGGATGGCAGCGGTGAGCTGCGCTCGCTGAACTCCACGCAATTGCTCGGCGGGCGCCTTGGCTTCACAGCGGATCAGACCGCATCGTCCAGCTCGGCGGTGCGCGCCAATGAAGGTTTGCCGGACGGCAACAACTGGGCGGTCGGCGGTTATCGCACCGACCAGATCCTCGACTCGATTACGACGCAATCGGCTACCGGTGAACGTACCCGTGCCGGTTACCTGCCCTCGAACGGCTTGCGCGCCGACCCAAATGCGCTGTATTACATCTCGGGCGGCGGTAACGACTTCCTGCAAGGTCGTATTCTCAGCCTGCCGCAAGCCAACGCCGCCGCCGATCGACTGGCCGACAGTGTGCAAACCCTGCAAACCGCCGGCGCCAAATACGTGATGGTCTGGCTGTTGCCTGACGTCGGCCTGACGCCGGCCATCAACGGTACGCCGCTGCAAGCCTTCAGCAGCCAACTCGCCACGCAGTTCAACAGCCAGTTGGTCACACGTCTGCAAGGCATCAACGCCGAAATCATTCCGCTGAACATTCCGGTGCTGCTGTCAGAAGTGTTTGCCGACCCGGGACGCTTTGGCCTCGCCACCGATCAGAATCTCACCGCGACCTGCTTCAGTGGCAGCGGCTGCACCGAAAACACCCGTTACGGGATCAACAGTGCAACGCCAGATCCGACCAAGCTGATCTACAACGACGGCGTGCACCCGACCGAGGCCGGGCAAAAGCTGATCTCCGACTATGCCTATTCCCTGCTCGCCGCACCGTGGGAACTGACGCTGCTACCAGAAATGGCCCACGCCACGCTGCGCGCGCATCAGGATGAACTGCGCAACCAATGGCAGGCGGACTGGGAAAACTGGCAAGCGGTGGGTCAATGGCGCGCCATTGTTTCGGCGGGCGGCCAACATCTGGATGTCGACAGCCAAAGCAGTGGCGTCAGTGCCGATGGCAGCGGTTACAACCTCAACGTCGGTGGCAGCTATCGTTTGAATGACGCGTGGCGCGTCGGTGTGGCGGGCGGTTTCTACCGGCAGAATCTGGAGGCCGGTCATAACGATTCGGACTACAAACTCAATAGCTACATGGCCACGGCATTTGCCCAGTTCCAGCAAAACCGCTGGTGGGCTGACGCGGCGTTGACCGGCGGCAAACTCGACTATGACAACCTCAAGCGCAAGTTTGATCTGGGCGTGAGCGAAGGCGCGGAAAAAGGCGACACTGACGGTAGCCTCTGGGCCTTCAGTACCCGCGTCGGTTACGACATCGCCCAGCCGGGCAGCGAGTGGCACCTGTCGCCATTCGTCAGTGCCGACTACGCCAGCGTTGATGTCGACGGCTACTCAGAGAAGAGCAATCGCGCCACAGCGCTGACCTTCGATGATCAGACCCGTGACTCGAAGCGCCTCGGCCTCGGTTTGCAGGGCAAGTACAACATCACCGCGCAAACTCAGGTGTTCGGCGAGTACGCCCACGAGCGTGAATATGAAGATGACGTGCAGAAGGTGCGTATCGCACTCAATACCCTGCCGGCCAACGACTTCAAGCTTGAGGGTTATACGCCGCAGAGCCATTTGAACCGTTTGAGCCTGGGCGTCAGCCACAAGCTCACGGCGGATCTGGCGCTGCGTGGCGGCTACTCGTTGCGCAAGGATGATGACTTTACCCAGCAAGGGGTTAACGTCGGAGTCGTGCTGGACTTCTAA
- a CDS encoding SDR family oxidoreductase: protein MTRYALITGASSGIGLAMAEALARRGRSLILVARQRDQLESIAIELTQRFGVEVLFRACDLGEPLRLSGFLLELEEGDRQIDLLVNCAGIGTCGPFLAQDWMTEQDLIEVNILALTRLCHAIGNSMALQGGGQILNVASVAAFNPGPWMSTYYASKAYVLHFSEALRVELKQSAVKVSVLCPGPTRTAFFRTAQLNSDKLKDSKLLMSPEEVALYTVRALDKNRAIIIPGRRNRWFAFLPRLGSRWLNRTIVGMVNKAYCPR, encoded by the coding sequence ATGACCCGTTACGCTCTGATCACTGGCGCTTCCAGCGGCATTGGCCTGGCCATGGCCGAAGCGCTGGCCCGGCGCGGCCGCAGTTTGATTCTTGTGGCTCGACAGCGTGATCAGCTGGAAAGTATTGCGATCGAGTTGACCCAGCGCTTCGGCGTCGAGGTGTTGTTCCGCGCCTGCGATCTGGGCGAGCCGCTGCGCTTGTCCGGCTTTTTGCTGGAGCTGGAAGAAGGCGACCGGCAGATCGACTTGCTGGTGAACTGCGCGGGCATTGGCACCTGCGGCCCGTTTCTCGCGCAGGACTGGATGACCGAGCAGGACCTGATCGAAGTGAACATCCTCGCCCTCACCCGCCTGTGCCACGCGATCGGCAACAGCATGGCGCTGCAGGGTGGCGGGCAGATTCTCAACGTTGCTTCGGTGGCCGCGTTCAATCCCGGCCCGTGGATGAGCACTTATTACGCCAGCAAGGCCTATGTTCTGCACTTCTCCGAAGCCTTGCGAGTAGAGCTCAAACAGAGTGCAGTGAAGGTTTCGGTGCTTTGCCCCGGGCCGACGCGCACGGCATTTTTCCGTACGGCGCAACTCAACAGCGACAAACTCAAAGACAGCAAATTGCTGATGAGCCCCGAGGAAGTTGCGCTGTACACCGTCCGCGCCCTCGACAAGAACCGAGCGATCATCATCCCGGGGCGCCGCAACCGCTGGTTCGCCTTTTTGCCGCGACTCGGTTCGCGCTGGCTTAATCGCACCATTGTCGGCATGGTCAACAAAGCCTATTGCCCGCGCTAA
- a CDS encoding aminodeoxychorismate/anthranilate synthase component II gives MLLMIDNYDSFTYNVVQYLGELGADVKVVRNDELTVAEIEALKPERIVVSPGPCTPTEAGISIEAIKHFAGKLPILGVCLGHQSIGQAFGGDVVRARQVMHGKTSPVFHEDKGVFQGLNHPLTVTRYHSLIVKHETLPDCLELTAWTQHDDGSVDEIMGLRHKTLNIEGVQFHPESILTEQGHELFANFLKQTGGTR, from the coding sequence ATGTTGCTGATGATCGACAACTACGACTCCTTTACTTACAACGTTGTGCAATACCTTGGCGAATTGGGTGCCGACGTCAAAGTCGTGCGTAACGACGAATTGACCGTCGCCGAGATCGAAGCACTCAAGCCTGAGCGCATCGTGGTGTCCCCAGGCCCGTGCACGCCGACCGAAGCCGGTATTTCCATCGAAGCGATCAAGCACTTTGCCGGCAAACTGCCAATTCTCGGTGTCTGCCTCGGCCACCAGTCCATTGGCCAGGCCTTTGGCGGTGATGTGGTGCGCGCGCGCCAAGTGATGCACGGTAAGACTAGCCCGGTATTCCACGAGGACAAGGGTGTTTTCCAGGGTCTCAACCATCCGCTGACCGTAACCCGTTATCACTCGCTGATCGTCAAGCACGAGACGTTGCCCGATTGCCTGGAGCTGACCGCGTGGACGCAACACGATGACGGCAGCGTCGACGAAATCATGGGCCTGCGTCACAAGACCCTGAACATTGAGGGCGTACAGTTCCACCCCGAGTCGATCCTGACCGAGCAGGGCCATGAACTGTTTGCCAACTTCCTCAAACAAACCGGCGGCACGCGCTAA
- a CDS encoding lipoate--protein ligase family protein produces MSLPTRLTIEAGLQAEQDLLASVCAGDAEFGLLFWQPSDRALVMPRRLNRLPGFDHACEVSAAAGWPVLLRETGGEPVPQSAATINIALVYAPPRSEGDLNRIETGYHRLCDPICELLDELGGTSSLGEIDGAFCDGRFNVNLDGRKMVGTAQRWRQSQGGQRPVGLVHGAMLMDNERESMVAAVNRFNEACGLEQRVRAESHIALHEKFNAPQALARLDELFRLMLAQMYRA; encoded by the coding sequence ATGTCGCTGCCAACCCGCCTGACCATCGAAGCCGGCCTGCAAGCCGAACAAGACTTGCTGGCCTCGGTCTGCGCCGGCGACGCCGAATTCGGCCTTCTATTCTGGCAACCCAGCGATCGCGCTCTGGTCATGCCGCGCCGCCTCAATCGTCTTCCCGGTTTCGACCACGCCTGCGAAGTCTCTGCCGCCGCTGGCTGGCCGGTGCTCTTGCGTGAAACGGGTGGCGAACCCGTCCCGCAATCGGCCGCGACAATCAATATCGCGCTCGTCTACGCGCCACCCCGCAGCGAAGGTGATTTGAACCGCATAGAAACCGGCTACCACCGTCTCTGCGATCCGATCTGTGAGTTACTGGACGAGTTGGGCGGCACATCATCGTTGGGCGAAATCGATGGCGCATTCTGCGACGGTCGCTTCAACGTCAACCTCGATGGCCGCAAAATGGTTGGCACCGCCCAGCGTTGGCGCCAAAGCCAGGGCGGACAGCGTCCGGTCGGTCTGGTGCACGGTGCGATGCTGATGGATAACGAGCGCGAGTCGATGGTTGCGGCGGTCAATCGCTTCAACGAAGCGTGCGGCCTGGAGCAACGCGTGCGGGCTGAAAGCCACATTGCCCTGCATGAAAAATTCAACGCGCCACAGGCCTTGGCACGTCTCGATGAGCTGTTTCGTCTGATGCTGGCGCAGATGTACCGCGCCTGA
- the trpD gene encoding anthranilate phosphoribosyltransferase, with the protein MNIKTALSRIVDHLDLSTDEMRDVMREIMTGQCSDAQIGAFMMAMRMKSESIDEIVGAVSVMRELADQVELKTLDGVVDVVGTGGDGANIFNVSTASSFVVAAAGCTVAKHGNRAVSGKSGSADLLEAAGIYLNLTPVQVARCIDNVGIGFMFAQTHHKAMKYAAGPRRDLGLRTLFNMLGPLTNPAGVKHQVVGVFTQALCRPLAEVLQRLGSKHVLVVHSKDGLDEFSLAAPTFVAELKNNEITEYWVEPEDLGMKSQSLHGLSVEGPEASLALIRDALGKRKTENGQKAAEMIVLNAGAALYAADLASSLKQGVELAHDALHTGLAREKLEELGAFTAVFRVENEG; encoded by the coding sequence ATGAATATCAAGACAGCCCTGAGCCGTATCGTCGATCACCTCGACCTCAGCACCGATGAAATGCGCGACGTGATGCGCGAAATCATGACTGGCCAATGCTCCGACGCGCAGATCGGCGCGTTCATGATGGCCATGCGCATGAAGAGCGAGAGCATCGACGAGATCGTCGGCGCCGTGTCGGTCATGCGTGAGCTGGCCGATCAGGTTGAACTCAAGACCCTCGACGGCGTGGTCGATGTGGTCGGGACCGGCGGTGACGGTGCCAATATCTTCAACGTATCGACCGCTTCTTCGTTTGTTGTTGCCGCTGCCGGTTGCACCGTGGCCAAGCACGGCAACCGCGCAGTCTCGGGCAAAAGCGGCAGCGCCGACCTGCTGGAAGCTGCCGGCATCTATCTGAACCTGACACCGGTGCAGGTTGCGCGTTGCATCGACAACGTCGGCATCGGCTTCATGTTCGCCCAGACCCACCACAAAGCCATGAAGTACGCCGCCGGCCCGCGCCGCGATCTCGGCCTGCGTACGCTGTTCAACATGCTCGGCCCGCTTACGAATCCGGCCGGTGTCAAACATCAGGTGGTGGGCGTGTTCACCCAGGCATTGTGCCGGCCATTGGCCGAAGTCTTGCAGCGTCTGGGCAGCAAGCATGTGCTGGTCGTGCATTCGAAGGATGGCCTGGACGAGTTCAGCCTCGCCGCACCGACCTTCGTAGCCGAGTTGAAGAACAACGAAATCACCGAATATTGGGTCGAGCCGGAAGACCTCGGCATGAAGAGCCAGAGCCTGCACGGCCTGTCGGTCGAAGGCCCGGAAGCGTCGCTGGCATTGATCCGCGACGCACTCGGCAAGCGCAAGACCGAAAACGGTCAGAAAGCCGCTGAAATGATTGTCCTCAATGCCGGTGCAGCGCTATACGCCGCTGACCTGGCCAGCAGTTTGAAACAGGGCGTGGAGCTTGCGCACGACGCTCTGCACACCGGTCTTGCTCGGGAAAAACTCGAGGAGCTGGGTGCCTTTACCGCGGTATTCAGAGTGGAGAATGAGGGATGA
- the crp gene encoding cAMP-activated global transcriptional regulator CRP, whose amino-acid sequence MVAITPTPKIKNLDKLLMHCQRRRHAAKSNIICAGDRSDTLYFIIKGSVTILIEDDDGREMIIAYLNAGDFFGELGLFEQAGQEQQRSAWVRAKVECETAEISYVKFRELSQQDPDILYVLSGQIAQRLRNTTRKVGDLAFFDVTGRVARCLLELCKQPDAMTHPDGMQIKVTRQEIGRIVGCSREMVGRVLKDLEERNLVDVKGKTMVVFGTR is encoded by the coding sequence ATGGTTGCTATTACCCCCACACCCAAAATCAAGAACCTCGACAAGCTGTTGATGCATTGTCAGCGCCGTCGCCATGCGGCCAAAAGCAATATCATCTGTGCGGGCGATCGCTCGGACACGCTGTACTTCATCATCAAGGGCTCGGTGACGATCCTGATCGAGGATGACGACGGCCGCGAGATGATCATCGCTTACCTCAATGCCGGGGATTTCTTCGGTGAGTTGGGGCTGTTCGAGCAGGCAGGTCAGGAGCAGCAACGCAGTGCCTGGGTGCGGGCCAAGGTCGAATGTGAAACCGCAGAAATCAGCTACGTGAAATTCCGCGAGTTGTCGCAACAGGATCCAGACATTCTTTACGTGCTTAGCGGACAAATCGCACAACGCCTGCGCAACACCACGCGCAAGGTCGGCGATCTGGCGTTCTTCGACGTGACCGGTCGTGTAGCCCGCTGCCTATTGGAATTATGCAAGCAGCCGGACGCGATGACGCACCCGGACGGCATGCAGATCAAGGTGACCCGTCAGGAAATCGGCCGGATTGTCGGTTGTTCGCGGGAGATGGTTGGTCGCGTGCTCAAGGATCTTGAGGAACGCAACCTAGTCGATGTGAAGGGCAAGACCATGGTGGTCTTCGGTACCCGCTAA
- a CDS encoding histidine triad nucleotide-binding protein: MDTLFTKIINREIPAKIIYEDDQVLAFHDIAPQAPVHFLVIPKKPVRTLNDLTEDDKALAGHILFTAQRLALELGCEEGFRVVMNCNEKGGQTVYHIHMHVLGQRQMNWPPG; the protein is encoded by the coding sequence GTGGATACTCTGTTCACCAAGATCATCAACCGGGAGATCCCGGCCAAGATCATTTACGAAGACGACCAGGTTCTGGCGTTTCACGACATCGCCCCTCAGGCACCGGTGCATTTCCTGGTGATCCCGAAGAAACCGGTGCGCACCCTCAATGACCTGACCGAAGACGACAAGGCACTGGCCGGGCATATTCTGTTCACTGCGCAGCGTCTGGCGCTGGAACTGGGTTGCGAAGAGGGTTTCCGCGTGGTGATGAACTGCAATGAAAAGGGCGGCCAGACGGTCTACCACATTCATATGCACGTACTCGGTCAGCGCCAGATGAACTGGCCACCGGGCTGA
- a CDS encoding OsmC family protein, with product MKARIQWAGEAMFLGESGSGHVVVMDGPPDAGGRNLGVRPMEMLLLGVGGCSNFDVVSILKKSRQAVESCEAFLEAERATEDPKVFTKIHMHFVVKGRGLKEAQVKRAIELSAEKYCSASIMLGAAGVAITHDYEIVELG from the coding sequence ATGAAGGCACGCATCCAATGGGCTGGCGAAGCCATGTTCCTCGGCGAATCCGGCAGCGGTCATGTCGTGGTGATGGACGGTCCGCCGGACGCCGGTGGCCGTAATCTGGGTGTTCGCCCGATGGAGATGCTCCTGCTGGGCGTGGGCGGTTGCAGCAACTTCGACGTGGTCAGCATTCTGAAGAAGTCCCGTCAGGCTGTTGAAAGCTGCGAAGCCTTCCTCGAAGCCGAGCGCGCGACCGAAGATCCGAAGGTGTTCACCAAGATCCACATGCATTTCGTGGTCAAGGGTCGTGGTCTGAAAGAAGCCCAGGTCAAACGCGCGATCGAGCTGTCCGCCGAGAAGTATTGCTCGGCCTCGATCATGCTCGGCGCCGCTGGCGTGGCAATCACTCACGATTACGAAATCGTCGAACTCGGTTGA
- the trpC gene encoding indole-3-glycerol phosphate synthase TrpC, with translation MSVPTVLENILARKVQEVAERSARVSLSELEGLAKAADAPRGFAQALLAQAKKKQPAVIAEIKKASPSKGVIRENFVPADIAKSYEKGGATCLSVLTDIDYFQGADAYLQQARAACKLPVIRKDFMIDPYQIVEARALGADCVLLIVSALDDVKMAELASVAKGVGLDVLVEVHDGDELERALKTLDTPLVGVNNRNLHTFDVSLETTLDLLPRIPRDRLVITESGILNRADVELMEISDVYSFLVGEAFMRAESPGTELQRLFFPERGASISGSTLD, from the coding sequence ATGAGTGTACCGACGGTTCTGGAAAACATTCTGGCGCGCAAAGTTCAGGAAGTCGCCGAGCGTAGCGCTCGCGTCAGCCTGAGCGAGCTGGAAGGTCTGGCCAAGGCGGCCGATGCACCCCGTGGTTTTGCCCAGGCACTGCTGGCGCAAGCCAAGAAAAAACAGCCAGCGGTGATTGCCGAAATCAAAAAGGCCTCGCCGAGCAAAGGCGTGATCCGCGAGAACTTCGTTCCCGCCGACATCGCCAAAAGCTACGAGAAGGGCGGGGCGACGTGCCTGTCCGTACTGACCGACATCGACTACTTCCAGGGCGCCGATGCCTACCTGCAACAGGCCCGTGCCGCGTGCAAACTGCCGGTGATCCGCAAGGACTTCATGATTGATCCGTACCAGATCGTCGAAGCCCGTGCGCTGGGTGCCGACTGTGTGCTGTTGATCGTCTCCGCACTGGATGACGTGAAAATGGCTGAACTGGCCTCGGTCGCCAAAGGCGTCGGTCTCGATGTGTTGGTCGAAGTGCACGACGGTGATGAGCTGGAGCGTGCGCTGAAAACCCTCGACACGCCGCTGGTGGGTGTCAACAACCGTAATCTGCACACGTTTGATGTCAGCCTGGAAACCACCCTCGACCTGCTGCCGCGCATTCCGCGCGATCGACTGGTGATTACCGAGAGCGGCATCCTCAATCGCGCTGATGTCGAGCTGATGGAAATCAGCGACGTGTATTCGTTCCTGGTCGGTGAAGCGTTCATGCGTGCGGAAAGTCCGGGCACTGAACTGCAGCGCCTGTTCTTCCCGGAGCGTGGTGCTTCGATCAGTGGTTCGACCCTCGACTGA
- the trpE gene encoding anthranilate synthase component I: protein MIREEFLRLAADGYNRIPLACETLADFDTPLSIYLKLADQPNSYLLESVQGGEKWGRYSIIGLPCRTVMRVHDHHVSITVDGVETESHDVEDPLAFVETFKARYNVPTIAGLPRFNGGLVGYFGYDCVRYVEKRLGKCPNPDPLGVPDILLMVSDAVVVFDNLAGKMHAIVLADPAQADAFEQGQAQLQALLEKLRQPITPRRGLDFSKQQAADPVFRSSFTQDDYEKAVDTIKEYILAGDCMQVVPSQRMSIDFKAAPIDLYRALRCFNPTPYMYFFNFGDFHVVGSSPEVLVRVEDNLITVRPIAGTRPRGATEEADVALEEDLLSDDKEIAEHLMLIDLGRNDTGRVSEIGSVKLTEKMVIERYSNVMHIVSNVTGQLKEGLTAMDALRAILPAGTLSGAPKIRAMEIIDELEPVKRGVYGGAVGYFAWNGNMDTAIAIRTAVIKNGELHVQAGGGIVADSVPALEWEETLNKRRAMFRAVALAEQTPD from the coding sequence ATGATCCGCGAAGAATTCCTGCGCTTGGCCGCTGACGGCTACAACCGCATTCCGTTGGCCTGCGAAACCCTGGCCGACTTCGACACGCCGCTGTCGATCTACCTGAAACTGGCCGACCAACCCAACTCCTACCTGCTCGAATCGGTGCAGGGCGGCGAGAAATGGGGCCGTTACTCGATCATCGGCCTCCCGTGCCGCACAGTCATGCGGGTTCACGATCATCACGTGAGCATCACCGTTGATGGCGTCGAAACCGAAAGCCACGACGTCGAAGACCCGCTGGCCTTCGTCGAAACCTTCAAGGCGCGTTACAACGTGCCGACCATCGCCGGTCTGCCGCGCTTCAACGGCGGTCTGGTCGGTTATTTCGGTTACGACTGCGTGCGTTATGTCGAGAAGCGCTTGGGCAAGTGTCCGAACCCGGATCCGCTGGGCGTGCCGGACATTCTGCTGATGGTTTCCGACGCTGTTGTGGTGTTCGATAACCTCGCTGGCAAGATGCACGCAATCGTGCTGGCCGATCCTGCGCAGGCCGATGCCTTTGAACAAGGTCAGGCGCAGTTGCAGGCATTGCTGGAGAAACTGCGCCAGCCGATCACCCCGCGCCGCGGTCTGGATTTCAGCAAGCAGCAAGCGGCTGATCCGGTGTTTCGTTCCAGTTTCACTCAGGACGATTACGAAAAAGCCGTCGACACCATCAAGGAGTACATCCTTGCCGGTGACTGCATGCAGGTCGTGCCGTCGCAGCGCATGTCGATCGACTTCAAGGCTGCACCGATCGATCTGTATCGCGCTCTGCGTTGCTTCAACCCGACGCCGTACATGTACTTCTTCAACTTCGGCGACTTCCACGTCGTTGGCAGTTCGCCGGAAGTGCTGGTGCGCGTTGAAGACAACCTGATCACCGTGCGCCCGATTGCCGGTACGCGCCCGCGTGGCGCCACCGAAGAAGCGGACGTGGCGCTGGAAGAAGACCTGCTGTCGGACGACAAAGAGATCGCCGAGCACTTGATGCTGATCGATCTGGGTCGTAACGACACCGGTCGCGTCTCGGAAATCGGTTCGGTGAAACTCACCGAGAAAATGGTCATCGAGCGTTATTCCAATGTGATGCACATCGTTTCCAACGTCACCGGCCAGTTGAAAGAAGGGCTGACGGCGATGGACGCACTGCGGGCGATTCTGCCGGCCGGCACCTTGTCGGGCGCACCGAAGATTCGCGCGATGGAAATCATCGACGAGCTGGAACCGGTCAAGCGTGGTGTATATGGCGGTGCAGTCGGTTACTTCGCCTGGAACGGCAACATGGACACCGCGATTGCGATTCGCACGGCGGTGATCAAGAACGGCGAGCTGCACGTGCAGGCCGGTGGCGGCATCGTTGCTGACTCGGTGCCGGCGCTGGAATGGGAAGAAACCCTGAACAAACGCCGCGCGATGTTCCGCGCCGTGGCTTTGGCCGAGCAAACCCCGGACTGA
- the speD gene encoding adenosylmethionine decarboxylase, protein MKSKLKLHGFNNLTKTLSFNIYDICYAETPQDQQAYVEYINQEYNAKRLTQILTEVVEIIGANILNIASQDYEPQGASVTILISEEPVTPTESQIEESPGPLPEIILAHLDKSHITVHTYPEIHPDDGIATFRVDIDVSTCGVISPLKALNFLIHQFDSDIVTVDYRVRGFTRDVEGNKHFIDHEINSIQNYLSEDTRDAYQMTDVNVYQENLFHTKMLLKNFELDNYLFGDATSNLSSEQRAQVTDRVKHEMLEIFYARNMPT, encoded by the coding sequence GTGAAAAGCAAACTCAAGCTCCACGGGTTCAATAACCTGACAAAGACCTTGAGCTTCAACATCTATGACATCTGCTACGCGGAAACCCCGCAAGACCAGCAGGCTTACGTCGAGTACATCAATCAAGAGTACAACGCGAAACGCCTGACGCAGATTCTCACAGAAGTTGTCGAGATCATTGGTGCCAACATCCTGAACATTGCCAGTCAGGACTATGAACCTCAGGGCGCCAGCGTCACGATTCTGATTTCTGAAGAGCCGGTAACCCCGACTGAAAGCCAGATCGAAGAATCGCCGGGCCCGTTGCCCGAAATTATCCTGGCCCACCTCGACAAGAGTCATATCACGGTGCACACCTACCCGGAGATCCATCCGGACGACGGTATTGCAACCTTCCGTGTGGACATCGACGTGTCGACTTGTGGTGTCATCTCACCGCTGAAAGCGCTCAATTTCCTCATTCACCAGTTCGATTCGGACATCGTGACTGTGGATTATCGTGTGCGCGGCTTCACCCGTGACGTTGAAGGCAACAAGCACTTCATCGACCACGAGATCAATTCGATCCAGAACTACCTTTCCGAAGACACTCGCGACGCGTACCAGATGACCGACGTGAACGTGTACCAGGAAAACCTGTTCCACACCAAAATGCTGCTGAAAAACTTCGAACTGGATAACTACCTGTTCGGCGACGCCACCAGCAACCTGTCTTCCGAGCAGCGCGCTCAGGTGACCGACCGGGTGAAACACGAAATGCTCGAAATCTTCTACGCGCGCAACATGCCGACCTAA
- the coq7 gene encoding 2-polyprenyl-3-methyl-6-methoxy-1,4-benzoquinone monooxygenase, with the protein MTTQRHYSPIDRLLLQADAAMRTLLPFSGQPYRPSPAILQPDTQMSDEDTRHVAGLMRINHTGEVCAQALYQGQALTAKLPQVRAAMEHAAEEEIDHLVWCEQRIHQLGSHTSVLNPLFYGMSFGIGAVAGLISDKVSLGFVAATEHQVCKHLNEHLEQLPAEDEKSRAILEQMRIDEEHHAESALEAGGFRFPAPVKFGMSLLAKVMTKSTYRI; encoded by the coding sequence ATGACTACCCAACGTCACTACTCGCCGATTGACCGTCTTCTGCTGCAAGCCGATGCCGCGATGCGTACCCTGCTGCCCTTCAGCGGCCAGCCGTACCGTCCGTCGCCAGCCATCCTGCAGCCGGATACGCAGATGAGCGATGAAGACACCCGCCACGTCGCCGGCCTGATGCGCATCAATCACACCGGTGAAGTCTGCGCCCAGGCGCTGTATCAGGGGCAGGCGCTGACCGCCAAGCTACCGCAAGTGCGCGCGGCCATGGAGCACGCGGCCGAAGAAGAGATTGATCACCTGGTGTGGTGCGAACAGCGCATTCATCAGTTGGGCAGCCATACCAGCGTTTTGAATCCACTGTTTTACGGTATGTCGTTCGGAATTGGCGCGGTGGCCGGATTGATCAGCGACAAGGTCAGCCTCGGGTTTGTCGCGGCGACCGAGCATCAGGTGTGCAAGCATCTGAACGAACACCTGGAACAGTTGCCGGCTGAGGACGAAAAGTCCCGGGCGATTCTGGAACAGATGCGCATTGATGAAGAACATCATGCGGAGAGTGCGCTTGAGGCTGGCGGTTTCCGTTTTCCGGCGCCGGTGAAGTTCGGGATGAGCTTGTTGGCCAAGGTGATGACCAAAAGCACTTATCGGATCTGA